The stretch of DNA ATCTTGCTGGGTAATCGCGCCACGATTGAAGCCGTAGCGGCGACTCAAGGTGTGACGATTCCGCCTAGCTTGCAGATTATGGACCCCGAAGAAATCCGTGCGCGCTATGTGGCACCGATGGTTGAGTTGCGTAAATCAAAAGGTTTGACCGAGATCCAAGCATTGCGCCAGCTGGAAGATAACGTCGTACTTGGCACGATGATGCTGGCGATTGATGAGGTTGATGGTCTGGTATCGGGGGCGATCCACACCACCGCCAATACGATTCGTCCAGCCTTGCAGTTGATCAAAACCGCGCCGGGCAGCTCGATTGTATCGTCAGTATTCTTCATGCTGATGCCAGAGCAAGTGTTGGTGTACGGTGATTGTGCGGTGAATCCTAACCCGAGCGCCGAGCAATTGGCCGAAATCGCCGCGCAAAGTGCCTACTCTGCTAAGGCATTTGGTATTGACCCCAAAGTGGCGATGATCAGCTACTCAACCGGCCAATCTGGTACGGGTGCGGATGTCGATAAAGTGCGTACCGCCACTGAGATTGCCAAAGCCCGCAATCCACAACTCACGATCGACGGCCCATTGCAATACGATGCCGCGTCGGTGTTTGAAGTGGGTCAGCAAAAAGCGCCGGGTAGCCAAGTGGCCGGCCAAGCAACGGTGTTTGTATTCCCAGATTTGAATACCGGCAATACCACCTACAAGGCGGTGCAGCGCAGCGCTAACGTTGTGTCGGTTGGCCCGATGCTGCAAGGTTTGCGCAAACCGGTAAACGATTTGTCGCGTGGCGCATTGGTGGACGATATTGTGTTCACGATCGCCCTGACCGCAATTCAAGCGATGGAAATGGTGTAGGGTATTGCCATCCAGTCATTGTTATATGTTGTTGGTATGAATATACCCATATTGTTGGGCAAAAAGAGCAGGCGTTTAGCCTGCTCTTTTTTTGTTTTTCGCTCTTAAAATGCGTCTTCCGCCGTCAAAATCATTGCGCGTGCGCATCCTTTAATCCCATAAATAAATTAGGGTTTTAGTAGATTTTGCCGTTATTGCAGGCTAGATTTAGTCAGAAACGCTCAAAATTATCTGCTCTCATGAAAGCTAACTGGTAAGCACGTATTGCACCAACTCGGCCTGTGATGGAGTTCCAAATGAAAATTGCTCATAAAATGATGGCCTTAGTGGCCTTGGCAGCATTAGCCATTGTGCTGCTAACCGGGATTACTTATTACAAAACTAGCCATGTCAAACAGGAAGCGATTGGCATTACAGAAAGGGTGGTTCCCGGCTTAGTAGAAATGAGCGATATGCAGCGCAGCTTTGCACAGGCCCGCTATGCAGTGTTGTTTCATATTGTGCAGTCGGATGCCGCCGCCAAACAAAAGGTCGAGGCCGAGTTTCAAGCCTATGTGAAGTTGCTTGACGAGAGTGTGGCTAGCTCGGAAGCAGCGGCGCTAACGGATACCGACAAAGCAGACGTGGCAACCTTGAAGCAGGAAATCGATACGTGGCGGCCTTGGACTGCCAAAATTTTACAGGTGTCCGCTGCCAATGATGTGGCGCAGGCCGAGCAATTAATCCGCGAAAAATGCGCCCCACAAGCGGCCAAGGTGTACGCCGCGATGGCGCAGCTGGAAAAAGATAAACAACGCCTTTCTGATGAGGCAGGCGATAAAGTCACTGACGACATTCAGTCAACCATCAGTGCCAGTGTGATTGTTGGTGTATTGCTGCTGGCCGCGATTGGCGCGATTGGCTGGCTGGTGGGGCGCAGTGTGACGGTGCCATTAACCCAGCTACAAGATTTTCTGCATCGTTTGGCCAGCGATAACGATTTCACGCGGCGACTGGAAGCCAATAGCAATGATGAAGTGGGGGCTTCGCTAAAATCGTTAAACGAATTACTGGATACCTTGCAAACCAGTTTGCGCAAATTAAATCGGGTTGGTGGCGAGGTATCTAGCTCGGTAACAGGTTTGGCCAGTACCAGCCAGACCATGTCACAGGCTTCCAGTGGGGTGAGTTCATCGGCCTCGTCAATGGCCGCAGGGATTGAGCAAGTTACGGTGAGTATTGGTCATGTGGCCGATCGGGCGCAGGAATGTGATCACACCGCCCGTGAAGCTGGGCGTTTGGCCGCTACCGGTGGCGAGGTGATCGAAAGTACCATTGCCAGTATTAATCAAATTGCCGATCAAGTACGCACTTCTGCCACGCAAATTGCGTCGCTCAAAGATCGCACTGCCAATATCAACACCATTGTGAATGTGATTAAGGATATTGCCGATCAAACCAATCTGCTGGCGCTGAACGCCGCGATTGAAGCGGCGCGGGCTGGTGATTTAGGCCGTGGTTTTGCCGTAGTGGCCGATGAGGTGCGCAAGCTGGCTGAGCGCACCGCAAACTCGACACAGGAAATTATTAGCACTGTCAGCGCGATTCAAAATGAAGCCAATAATACCGTGCATACCATGCAGCACACGGTGCAGCAGGTGGATGAAGGCGTGCATCACGCCCATCAGGCCAGTGTGGCTATTGCGGATATTCGGCAAAGTGCCGATTCGGTGGTTCATCAGGTGAGCGAAATTTCGAATGCCATGCGTGAGCAAAGCTCTGCCAGTATGGTCTTGGCGCAGCAGGTTGAGCGCGTGGCACAGATGTCGGAAGAAAGCAGCTCAGCCGCCGCAAGCACCGCGCAGGAAAGTAACCGCTTGGGGTCGCTGGGCAAGGAGCTAGATCAAGCAATTGCGCTATACCGCGTTTGATAGTTTCTCGGGTATAGCTATGAAAGCCAGCATTTATTAGGGCTTGAATCAGATACCTAAATAAAAACGGCGCATTGCGCCGTTTTTATTTGCCAGTCTATATCCGAAGCCTGCGGCGGTGTTGCGGCTAATGAGCCGATTACGCAGTAATGCTGATTGAATTGCTTGCGGCTGGCCGGTTCGGCTCTGCTGTAGGTTTCGTTTCTGCTGGGCTGGCTTGCGCCTGCTGCTGCGCATAGGATGCAATCGCCGCAACGGTTTGGCGCTTTTGCAGGGTTTTTACCGTATCGACTGCTTGCTCAGCACTGGTGGCCTGGGTGTTACTGGTGTTGTCCGGGGTGCTAGTTTGCTGTGCGGCATTGTTGGCGCTGCGTTGGTAAGTTTCCAGCTGTTTTTGCGCTTGTTGCGAGATATACACCTGCTCGGCAACGGGCTTAACTTGCTCTAAGGTTTGCGTGCGCTGTTGCTGGGCTTGTTTTTGTAGCTCGGAAACATTTACCACAACCGCATTGCTGGCAGGGGCGCTGCTGGTGGTAAGACTACTACTGGAGTTGATGTTCATGATCATCTGCAACCGTAAGTGAGTGATTTAATCCTAGCATGGGTAGTCACTACGATTAAATCATTGATCAATATAGCTTTTATATTTTCCGATTAATGGCGCGTATTACGCCGCAATAGCGAGTCGGCTACCTGTGTTTTGCGCAGCTGGCTCTGGCTGATAGGCTGCTAAACGCTGGGCATTTCGCTGCTCGGTATTACTGCTGGTGAGTGCTGGCCTGGTATCGCGTTTCAGATTGCTCTGGGTAGTGCTAATGCTGGCGCGGGCAAAAACTTCAGCAATGGCTTGTTGTGCCATGGCGGCGGGTCGAGCTGAGTAGCTGGGCTGCTGCGTGGCCATGTGCTGCAATGTTTGCTGAATATCTTCACGCCATAAACCATGGCTATCACTACTGCTGGTTTGGCGCGATGAATTAGCCGTACTAGGGCGGCTGATATGGCTATAGCTCGCCGATTTGATTCGGGAGATGTGCATAACGGCCTCGTGCAGGATAATTTTAGATCGCTTTATCCTAACGCCGAGCTGGCGCGCAAAAAATTAACAAGTGCCTCATTCATCTGGTAATTTTCTACGGAACTTTAATGCACGGTGCCTATTTTTTATGCTGTTCGTGTTCATCATGAGCCGCGTGCTAGCCAAGTTAGCTTGACCAGCACGCGCGGATGGTTGGCTTAAACGCGGAAGCGTCCAACCGCAGTTTGCAATTGCGTGGCAAGTTCGGATAGCTGGGTGGCGGTATGCGCCAGATGCTGGACTGTGCCACCGTTTTCTTCGGCCATTTGCGATACTTGTTCCATCCGGGCTGCCAAATCCTGCCCTGCCAGTTTTTGCTCATTCAGCGAGTTACTAATCTGGCTCACCGCCGTTACCACGGCATCAGCATTGCCCTCGATTTCTTGCATTGCCATCGCGGCTGAATCCGAGCTCACCGTCGCTTGCTGCACGCTTTGCACACTTTGGTGCATAAATTCGTTCACGGTCGCGCTGCCTTGCTGGATTCGTCCGATCATGGCGCTAATTTCGTGCGCTGATTTGGTGGTGCGCTCGGCCAGCTTGCGGACTTCATCGGCCACTACTGCAAAACCGCGGCCGGTTTCGCCTGCGCGTGCCGCTTCGATGGCGGCATTGAGTGCCAGTAAATTGGTTTGATCGGCGACCTCGCGGATGATGGTTGCCATTTTACCGATCTCGCCCATTTCATTTTCCAGCCCAGCCATTTGGGTGGCTGATTGGCTGATATGTTCACCCACGGTATTCATCTGGCCCGAGGATTTAACTACAAATTTGCCGCCCAGCAAGGCTGTTTCACCTGCCGTGCGTGCTTGCTCGGCGGCATTTTCGGCGCTGTCTGCGACGTGATGAATACTCACGGTAAGCTGCTCCAGCGTTGCGGCCGCACCGCTGGTGGCTGCTGACTGGCTTTGTGCGCTGCTGGCAACTTCTTGTGCCGAATCAGCCAGCCCACGTGCCGCACGATTGACCTCTTGCGCATTTTGCTGAATCAGCGTGGTCATTTCATGCAGGCTGGCTCGCATTTGCTGCAATGCCTGCAACAGGCGGCTTGGTTCGTCGCTTCCACGAATTTGTTGCAACTCAGGGTTGGTGCGTAGATCGCCCTGCGCAATACGCTCAGCCTCGCGTAGCGCGTTACTGAGCGGATGGCTGATCGAGCGCGCGATCCAGGTGGCGGCAATCAGCCCCAGCACCGTGGCCAATACGCCGCTGGTGAGCATGAGCGTGCGGGTAAAAGTGAAGCTCTGCTGTGTTTCCACGCTGGTTTGGCGCATTTTATTTTTTTGCGAATCCATCATTGCTTGCACTTTGAGCTGGAAATTTTTATACGCGGGGTCGTATTCAGCCCGCATCAGCTCGGTGGCTTCGGCATCTTGATTGGCGCGTACCATCGCAAATAGTTTGTCATACAACGGAGCTAATGGCGCACGTGCTGTTTCAATCTCAGTCAGCAACGCTTTGCTTTCTGCACTGCTGCTATTTTCTTGCAGATACGCGATGCGCTTGGTGCTGTCGGCGCGCAGCTCGCCGATTTGGCGGATATTTTCTTCAATTTCGCCGCTATTTTGGTCCATTACCGCTTCACGCAATAACATGCCGATCAGCAAGGTGTTTTGGATAATGCCATTTTGCTGCTCGATCTTGGGTTGGCGATCCCCGATCAAGGTATCAATGTTTTGGCCAGTCTGATTGAGCTCCAATAGTGCAAAGCCAATTTGTAACGCCATCAGCAATAACAAAATACCACTGAGTATGAATAATTTGGTGCGGGTGGCTAGGTTCGACAGCATAAATCTTCCAGATGTGACTTGCAGTAAAGGGAGTTTGTTAAGATTTGATGACTTAGTAAATAAGTCACACTGTAAAGTTCATTGCTATCGATTGGTTTTATGATCAGCGTCAAAGTAGTACCAATTTGGCGCAAAAATTGGATGTGCGGCATCTGCGGCTGGGCGTGATAAAATCGCGAGCTGCTTAGCCTATCTGAATCAAAACTGGATACACCATGACCCGCACCGAACACCTGAAAAAACTGCTGTCTGAAAAAATTCTGATGCTCGACGGCGGCATGGGCACGATGATTCAGCAATACAAGCTGACCGAAGCGCAATACCGTGGCGAGCGTTTTGCCGATTGGCATACCGATGTGAAAGGCAATAACGATTTGCTGGTGCTGACTCAGCCGCAAATCATTGCCGAAATCCACCAGCAATACCTCGACGCTGGCGCCGACATTATCGAGACCAACAGTTTTAACGGTACCGCGCCAGCGATGGCCGATTACGAAATGCAAGAGCTGGTGTGGGAGC from Chitinibacter fontanus encodes:
- a CDS encoding methyl-accepting chemotaxis protein, whose protein sequence is MLSNLATRTKLFILSGILLLLMALQIGFALLELNQTGQNIDTLIGDRQPKIEQQNGIIQNTLLIGMLLREAVMDQNSGEIEENIRQIGELRADSTKRIAYLQENSSSAESKALLTEIETARAPLAPLYDKLFAMVRANQDAEATELMRAEYDPAYKNFQLKVQAMMDSQKNKMRQTSVETQQSFTFTRTLMLTSGVLATVLGLIAATWIARSISHPLSNALREAERIAQGDLRTNPELQQIRGSDEPSRLLQALQQMRASLHEMTTLIQQNAQEVNRAARGLADSAQEVASSAQSQSAATSGAAATLEQLTVSIHHVADSAENAAEQARTAGETALLGGKFVVKSSGQMNTVGEHISQSATQMAGLENEMGEIGKMATIIREVADQTNLLALNAAIEAARAGETGRGFAVVADEVRKLAERTTKSAHEISAMIGRIQQGSATVNEFMHQSVQSVQQATVSSDSAAMAMQEIEGNADAVVTAVSQISNSLNEQKLAGQDLAARMEQVSQMAEENGGTVQHLAHTATQLSELATQLQTAVGRFRV
- a CDS encoding methyl-accepting chemotaxis protein, producing MKIAHKMMALVALAALAIVLLTGITYYKTSHVKQEAIGITERVVPGLVEMSDMQRSFAQARYAVLFHIVQSDAAAKQKVEAEFQAYVKLLDESVASSEAAALTDTDKADVATLKQEIDTWRPWTAKILQVSAANDVAQAEQLIREKCAPQAAKVYAAMAQLEKDKQRLSDEAGDKVTDDIQSTISASVIVGVLLLAAIGAIGWLVGRSVTVPLTQLQDFLHRLASDNDFTRRLEANSNDEVGASLKSLNELLDTLQTSLRKLNRVGGEVSSSVTGLASTSQTMSQASSGVSSSASSMAAGIEQVTVSIGHVADRAQECDHTAREAGRLAATGGEVIESTIASINQIADQVRTSATQIASLKDRTANINTIVNVIKDIADQTNLLALNAAIEAARAGDLGRGFAVVADEVRKLAERTANSTQEIISTVSAIQNEANNTVHTMQHTVQQVDEGVHHAHQASVAIADIRQSADSVVHQVSEISNAMREQSSASMVLAQQVERVAQMSEESSSAAASTAQESNRLGSLGKELDQAIALYRV